A genomic window from Fusarium falciforme chromosome 2, complete sequence includes:
- a CDS encoding FAD-binding-3 domain-containing protein, with translation MKVIINGGGLGGLGAAIALKKKGHQVTVLEAAPALSEVGAGIQIPPNSSRILCSYGLKDKFLEKVVWPQHFAFKRYATGRLLGTTPLHPHLSEKYGSPYWLIHRADFQGLLFEAAKELGVHIRLGCYVESVNVHDPSVKLANGETLTADLVVGADGIRSKTREALLGRIVEPNPAANCSYRATVPVEIMSADPDISHLMTDINANCWIGPNHHIMAYPIRQGAMYNLVLSHPSGLATPGKWNEPGNLEEMRQHYKDFDPIIQKVLSKVQSCLNWKIADLPNLRTWVSENGRVVLLGDAAHAMVPFLAQGAAQAIEDGACLAECLARAKDTSDIPALMRAYEAIRKPRAERVQQATRDSSRVWHLHDGPEQEARDLAFASMAASARDEEMDEALDKANPNSLSGREFQPWLFGHDEIALTNARLDEMFKLKK, from the exons ATGAAAGTCATCATCAACGGTGGAGGCCTTGGAGGTCTTGGGGCCGCAATCGCTCTCAAGAAAAAGGGCCATCAGGTTACGGTGCTTGAAGCAGCTCCAGCATTATCCGAG GTTGGTGCTGGTATCCAGATCCCTCCCAACTCGAGCCGGATATTGTGCAGCTATGGTCTCAAAGACAAGTTCCTGGAGAAGGTTGTCTGGCCTCAGCACTTTGCCTTTAAAAGATACGCGACGGGGCGACTATTGGGAACGACGCCATTGCACCCTCACCTCTCAGAAAAGTACGGATCTCCTTACTGGCTCATCCATAGAGCCGATTTCCAAGGGCTTCTTTTTGAAGCCGCAAAGGAGTTGGGTGTCCATATCCGCCTTGGTTGCTATGTCGAGTCGGTCAACGTTCATGACCCAAGCGTGAAGCTAGCAAACGGGGAGACTTTGACGGCCGACCTGGTGGTAGGAGCAGATGGCATCCGATCCAAGACCCGGGAGGCGCTTCTGGGGAGAATCGTCGAGCCAAACCCAGCGGCCAACTGCTCCTATCGCGCAACCGTCCCTGTCGAGATCATGTCTGCTGATCCGGATATTTCCCACCTCATGACGGACATCAACGCCAACTGCTGGATTGGGCCTAATCACCACATTATGGCCTATCCCATCCGTCAGGGTGCCATGTATAACCTTGTCCTGTCTCACCCCAGTGGTCTCGCAACGCCTGGAAAGTGGAACGAGCCCGGCAACCTAGAAGAGATGCGCCAACACTACAAAGACTTTGATCCAATCATCCAAAAGGTCCTGTCCAAGGTTCAGAGCTGCCTCAACTGGAAGATTGCCGACCTGCCTAACTTGCGTACTTGGGTCAGTGAAAACGGCAGAGTCGTGCTACTGGGGGATGCAGCCCATGCCATGGTGCCGTTCCTAGCTCAAGGCGCAGCACAGGCTATCGAGGATGGCGCATGCCTCGCAGAATGTCTAGCTCGCGCCAAAGACACGTCCGATATCCCAGCTCTCATGCGTGCGTACGAGGCCATCCGCAAGCCGCGAGCCGAGCGGGTGCAGCAGGCGACTCGAGACTCGAGCCGTGTCTGGCATTTGCATGATGGACCTGAGCAAGAAGCCCGGGATCTGGCGTTTGCATCGATGGCGGCTAGCGCTCGCGACGAGGAAATGGATGAGGCGCTGGACAAGGCAAACCCAAATAGTTTAAGCGGTAGGGAGTTCCAGCCGTGGCTTTTTGGACATGATGAGATAGCCTTGACGAACGCGAGGCTGGATGAAATGTTTAAGCTGAAGAAGTAG
- a CDS encoding SGL domain-containing protein: protein MSAVKEFTYQPLADGMLFGEAPRYHNGLLYVSDMIGRTIYTINPKSGEKTVLAKVDQQPNGMFFHPDGSLIYSSMFDTKLYQLKNGKTTLYCDLSEIMTGYCGDMYIDNVGRVYLDDTGARVLHGEDPSPGRLIMVDTDRTAKVAAENLVFPNALVITDDGKSLFVAETFGQGLLKFDVGPGGELSNRQLFWSPSSLPDFAEKEAAGKMVKIDGGCLDAEGNIWLSLLGYDQFIRLDKRGNINARVRVSGHATACYLGGEDGKTLYLVVNQVPDGESIFTAMVAKKTTCAVGSARVDIGGPRQE from the coding sequence ATGTCCGCCGTCAAAGAATTCACATATCAACCCCTTGCCGATGGCATGCTCTTCGGCGAAGCCCCTCGATACCACAATGGCCTCTTGTACGTCAGCGACATGATTGGCCGCACCATCTACACCATCAACCCAAAGTCTGGCGAGAAGACCGTCCTGGCCAAGGTTGACCAGCAACCCAACGGCATGTTTTTCCATCCCGACGGGTCGCTCATCTACTCGTCCATGTTTGACACCAAGCTCTATCAGCTCAAGAATGGAAAGACGACGCTCTACTGCGATCTATCCGAGATCATGACCGGGTACTGTGGAGACATGTACATCGACAATGTGGGGAGGGTCTACCTGGATGATACAGGGGCTCGAGTCCTCCACGGGGAGGACCCCTCGCCTGGTCGCCTCATCATGGTAGATACGGACCGTACTGCCAAGGTTGCTGCAGAGAACCTGGTCTTTCCGAACGCGTTGGTAATCACTGACGATGGGAAATCTCTCTTCGTGGCCGAGACGTTTGGGCAGGGGCTATTGAAGTTTGACGTGGGGCCTGGAGGCGAGCTGTCCAACAGACAACTCTTCTGgtctccctcttctctacCAGACTTTGCTGAGAAGGAAGCTGCCGGGAAGATGGTCAAGATTGACGGCGGATGTCTGGATGCCGAGGGCAACATCTGGCTTTCCCTGCTGGGCTACGACCAGTTCATCCGCCTCGACAAGCGGGGCAACATCAACGCTCGAGTTCGTGTGAGCGGACATGCTACAGCGTGTTATCTGGGAGGGGAGGATGGAAAGACATTGTATCTAGTGGTCAACCAGGTCCCGGATGGCGAGAGCATCTTTACCGCCATGGTTGCTAAGAAGACGACTTGTGCGGTTGGCTCGGCGAGGGTAGATATTGGCGGTCCACGTCAAGAGTGA